Part of the Carnobacterium pleistocenium FTR1 genome is shown below.
GAAAGATGAATAGCCTCCACAAAATCATTGATCTGTTTTGTTTCAATCAATTGAGATGCTGAATGAATCAACTGTGTGTAGTAACTCGCAATTTTTACGGGTACTTGCAGTGGAGCAGGAGTGCCTCCTAGTTCTTGAATGACAAACGATTTAAATTCACTGAAGTTCCGGTAATTTAATTTTGCACAAAAACGTGAAATAGTAGCATTTGAGGTTGCTGTTAAGCGAGAAAGATCTTTAATATTCCAAGACGCAATATCATGTTTGTGTTCGAGTATAAATGTAGCCACTTGTTTTTCTTTTTTTGATAGGAGTGAATAATTTTGATTGATGCGATTAGAAAGATCAAGATTTTTTGCCATAAGTAATATAACCTGCCTCTAAGTCTTTTTTTAAAGGATACCATTTATAACAATAGTTTACAAAAGGCAAATTGATAAAATCAGGGGAAATTTTGAATGGTTTTTTAGTGAACTAAGCTATTTTGACAGAATAAATTATATGAAAAAGGGTACAAGCAGATTATACCTGCTTAGATTATCTAAATGGTATACTAAAACCATATTCGGGAAACGTGTTTAACTAAATTCAGAAGGGAACGGTGTTATTTTGAAAAAGTATGATGCGATTATTATTGGATTTGGTCAAGGTGCTCGAACTTTGGCAACTAAGTTAACAGCAGAAGAATGGAAAGTGGCGTTGATTGAAAAAAATGAGTTGATGTATGGCGGGTCTTGCGTAAATATCGGTTGTATCCCTACCAAAATTTTAGAACACGATGCTCGTGAACAAAAAAGCTATGCTGAGGCATTGGGACGCAAAAATGACGTTACCCAAAGAAATCGAAATACAGAGTTTACCAGTATGCAAAAAAATGAACGGGTCGACTTGTATACCGGAACAGGTTCATTTAAATCCAATCATGTGATAACGGTCGATTTAGGTGATAAAATGGAAGAACTTGAAGCAGAGTATATCTTTATTGATACCGGTTCAGAAAGTAGCTACCCACCAATTGAAGGATTAAAAGAAACGAAAGGAATCTATAACAGTACAGAACTCCAATCAATACCTGAAATACCTAAAAATTTAGGTATTGTTGGTGCAGGAAATATTGGGTTAGAATTTGCTTCGATCTATACGATGTTTGGATCAAAAGTCACCCTTTTTGAAACGGGCAATCAGTTTATGCCAAAAGAAGAACGCGAAGTAGCAGAAGCCGTTCAAAAAGTTTTTGAAGATAAAGGAATCACGATTCAGTTGAATGCAAGAACAACTAAATTTTCAAATGAAAAAGAACAAGTAAGACTTGAAACAGAGGACGAAAAAGAGTTTATATTTGATGCCGTTTTGGTAGCTACTGGCCGCAAACCAAATACTGCTTATTTAAATTTAGATGATACAGATATTGTATTGGATGAAAAAGGCGGAATCAAAGTCAATGATTTTTTTGAAACGGCAGCTGAACATGTTTTCGCCTTAGGGGATATTAGAGGAGGTTACCAATTCACCTATATCACCATTAATGATGCTAAATTAATTGCGGACCATGTATTAGGAAAAAGAGAACGCAAACTTTCTGAGCGCCAACATGTCCCTTATGCTATTTATATTGAACCTTCATTTGCTCGAGTCGGATTAACCGAAGCAGAAGCCAAACAACAAGGGTATCAGGTACTAACCAATACTGCACCTGTAAGTGGCACAACGCGTTCAGATGTTATCAATGATACAAGAGGATTATATAAAGCGGTTGTCAACAAGGAAACAAATGAGATTTTAGGAGTTACCCTTTTCGGCGATCAAGCTCATGAACTAGTCAATCAAGTCAAGATGGCCATGGACAATCAAATTCCTTACACTTATCTTAGAGATCAAGTCGTGACTCATCCTGTTATGTCGGAAATTTTTAATGCATTATTTGATATGTAACACTAAAAAAGACCTTTATTTGCTAGTTAAGCAAACAAGGGTCTTTATTTATATATGGGATCTAACTATACATCGAGTTACCATTAGAAGTTGACTGGCAATTGATCGTGTAATTTTGAAAACTCTAGTTTGCGGATATCCCTTGGTAAGAAGCAACGAATATCTTCTTCATTATAACCAACCAATAACCTTTTATCATCAACAAGAATAGGACGACGGATGATTCCAGGATGCTGCTGAATCAGTTTCAATACTCTTCCTAAAGGCATATCGTCTATATTGATTTTTAGGTCTCTGAAAGCCTGTGAGCGCTGTGAGATAATTTCATTTGTGCCGTTTTCTGTTAGTTGCAAAATAGATTTCAGTTCTTGATCGGATATTTTTTCAGTAAATACGTTTTTTTCAGTAAATGGGATGTCATGTTCTTCTAACCAGCTTTTGGCTTTGCGACAAGAAGTACAACTCGCAGATGAATATAACGTAATCATGAGAAACCCTCCTTTTCAAGGCCATTAAATAGAGTATAATCCACTAGTGATAGCAAACGTTTTCATTGAAAATTTTAAAAGAAACAACTCTAAAAAGCAATTATAATGCTTATCGGAGAAAAGCGCCAAACAAACGATACTTTTTTCAGCAAAAATAACTTTTGGCCTATGAAAGAGTTTACAAAAATGTTAAATTGAACTCATTAAAACAACCGATAAAATTTCTAGTTGAATAGTTAGTTGTTCCATATCATGAATAAATGGGGGATACAAAATGGCAAAAGAATTGAAACAAACGCCGTTGTTTAAGTATTATAAAGAAAACAACGTGAAGTTAATGGACTTTGGAGGCTGGGCTTTGCCCGTTCAGTTTTCGAGTATTATAGATGAACATAAAAGTGTCCGTATATGTGCTGGACTATTTGATGTTTCCCACATGGGAGAGATTCTTGTAAAAGGAAAAAATTCTGAAGTGTTTTTGGATTATATATTAACAAATGACGTTTCAAAGATAACAGTTGGTCAGGCGCAATACAATGCCCTTGTTAATGAAAAAGGTGGTACAATTGATGATTTGATTATTTTTAAGCTAGATGAAAAGGAATATTTGGTTACACCGAACGCTTCAAATAGCGATAAAGTCTTTCAATGGATGGGAAAACACTTAACTGAAGATGTTGTGCTAGAAAATAGATCAGAAGACATTGGCTTGTTAGCTTTGCAAGGCCCTCATGCTGAAAAAATTTTACAAAAGTTAACAAATGTTGACCTGAATAAACTTAAACCCTTTCATTTCATCCAACATGTTGAATTGAAAGGCCTTGCTCCGGTACTTATCTCTCGTACGGGATATACTGGAGAAGATGGTTTTGAATTGTATCTGAAAGCGGAAGAAACCGAAAAATTATGGTATTTACTGCTTGAGGTAGGCTTAGATGAGGGTTTACAGCCTTGCGGACTGGGTGCACGTGACACATTGCGCTTGGAAGCGAGTCTTTCGTTATACGGAAATGAGCTTTCAGATGAGATTTCACCTCTTCAAGGAGGTATTGGCTTTGCTGTTAAAATTAAAAAAGAAGCTGATTTTATTGGGAAAGCTGCCTTAACAGCTCAATTAGAAAAAGGAGTAGATAAGAGAATAAAAGGTCTTGAACTAGTTGGAAAAGGGATTGCGCGACACGGATACAAAGTTTTTGATGAAGCCGGTTTAGAAATCGGTTTGATCACTTCAGGAACAAAAGGGCCCACAGTAGGTAAAAGTATTGCATTAGCTCTTTTGACTGCAAACAAAAGCGAAGTCGGCACAAAAGTAAAAATTGAGATACGCAATAAGTTAGTAGACGCTTTAGTTGTGCAAACCCCCTTTTATAAAAAATAAAAATGACAAAAAACTAGAATAGATACTTAAAGATGAGGAGTGTTTTGACGATGACAGAAGATAGATTATATAGTAAAGACCATGAATGGATATTGCCATTAGGGGAAAACATAGTTCGTGTAGGGATCACTGAATACGCCGTTAAACAACTTGGAGATGTTGTATATGTAGAAGTACCAGAAGTAGACACAGAGGTTTCTGTCGGCAGTGAAATGGGGACTGTTGAATCCATTAAATCAGCTTCGGAAGTTTTTTCACCTGTTACTGGAATTATTATAGCTGTTAATGAAGAATTAGAAGACGGGCCAGAACTCGTTAATGCCTCTCCTTTTGAAGAAGGCTGGTTCACTGAAATTCAATTAGAAAATCCGATTGAATTACAAGGATTGTTAACGGAAGAGCAGTACAACACTTATATTGCTGAATTAGCAGCTGAAGAGGAGGAATAAGCGATTGAACGAATTTAGCTACCTTCCGGATACTGAACAAGACCAAAAAGAGATGCTGGATACTTTGGAGATTGGATCAATTGATAAATTATTTTCAGATATTCCAGCAGAAATCAGGTTAACAGAAGAGTTGTCGATCCCGCAAGCAATGGATGAATCAACTTTAACCAAAAAAATGAGACGATTAGCAGCTAAAAATGCTACAGCTCATAACTATCCGTTGTTTTTAGGAGCAGGAACGTATGACCATTATATTCCAAGCGTGGTTGACCATGTTATTTCGCGTTCCGAATTTTACACAGCTTACACGCCTTATCAGGCTGAAGCTAGTCAAGGAGAGCTTCAAGCATTATTCGAGTTTCAAACGATGGTATGTGAACTGACTGGTATGGATGCAGCAAATTCTTCTCTATATGATGGTTTTACTTCGCTTGGAGAAGCAGCAACTTTAGCTGTTAGAGCAACGAAACGCGCTAAAATCCTGATTTCTAAAGCCGTCCATCCCCAAGGAAGACAAGTACTTCAAACGGTTGCGAACGGTCATGACTACCTAGTTCAAGAGGTGGATTTAAAAAATGACATCACGGATCTAACCTTATTAGCAGAGCAGATAGATCATGAAACAGCGGCTGTTATTATCCAGTACCCTAATTTTTTGGGTTCAGTTGAGGATCTAACAGCCATTAAAGAACGTGCTGCAACTCATAAAGCTTTACTGATTGTGATGGCTAATCCTTTAGCTTTAGCTTTACTAGAGGCACCTGGAAAATTAGGAGCGGATATCGTAGTAGGTGATATGCAACCGATGGGATTGGCAATGAACTTTGGCGGACCGCACTGTGGTTATTTTGCAGTCAAGAAGAAATACATGCGCAAAATTCCAGGGCGTATCGTTGGACAGACAACGGATACAGAAGGTAAGCGAGGTTTTGTCTTGACTCTTCAAGCCAGAGAACAACATATCCGTCGCGAAAAAGCGACTTCTTATATGAGTTCTAATCAGGCTTTAAATGCATTAGCTTCCTCAGTTTTCATGTCTGCTTTAGGTAAAGAAGGCATAAAAAAGATGGCGCAACTCAATATTGAAAAAGCCGATTATATGGCGAGACAATTGGAAAATAAGGGTTTCTCAGTAAAAAATAAAGCCCCGTTTTTCAATGAATTTGTTGTGCAACTTAATAGACCGATAAAAGACATCAATCAATACCTGCTTCAAAAAAACTTTATTGGGGGATTCGATATGGAGCCCGATTATGGCATGGAAAACACTATGCTAATAGCCGTTACAGAACAACGGACAAAAGCAGAAATAGATGACTTTATTGACGTACTGGAGGAAATGTACAAATGACGGAGTACAATGAATTGATTTTTGAAATAAGTCAACCCGGACGTACAGCTTTTAGTCTGCCTGAAAGTGATGTTCCTACAATTGAATTAACAACTAAGTTTCCAAAGCAGTTGATTCGTGAAGAACCAACTGAATTGCCAGAAGTATCCGAACCACAGTTGATGCGTCATTATACGTCTCTATCAACTAAGAATTTTGGTGTGGACAATGGCTTTTATCCATTGGGGTCATGTACGATGAAATACAATCCGAAAATCAACGAGGATGTAGCTCGTTATGCTGGATTTGCAGCGATTCATCCATTCCAACCACTCGAGACAGTTCAAGGAGCTTTTGAATTATTATATGAATTACAAGAAAATCTGCAAGTCATATCAGGAATGGATGCCATTACCTTACAGCCGGCTGCCGGTGCTCAAGGAGAATGGACAGGATTGATGATGATGAAAGCCTATCACACTAAAAATGGTCATGAAGCGGTTAGGACAAAAGTTTTAGTGCCAGATTCTGCTCATGGAACCAATCCAGCTAGTGCTCATGCTGCTGGATTTGATGTGGTCGAGATACCTTCTAATACGAATGGGACTGTAGACTTAGTCGAATTGAAAAAACGAGTCGGCTCTGATACTGCCGGATTGATGTTGACCAATCCGAATACACTAGGTATTTTTGAAAAAGATATCATTGAAATAGCAGAGATCGTTCACCAAGCAGGCGGACTCGTTTATTACGATGGTGCAAATTTGAATGCTATTTTAGGTCAAACAACACCAGGAATGATGGGCTTTGACATTGTTCATTTAAATTTACACAAATCGTTTAGTACCCCACACGGTGGGGGAGGACCCGGTTCTGGTCCAGTAGGTGTTAAAGAATTTTTGATTCCTTATTTGCCCATTCCACGAATTGAAAAACAAGGAGATCAGTACGTTTTAAATACGGACTACCCTGATTCTATTGGCCGAGTAAAAGGGTATTATGGCAACTTTGGTGTCAATGTCCGGGCATACACTTACTTACGAACGATGGGTCCAAAAGGATTACGTCAAGTATCCCAAAGTGCGGTACTGCATGCCAACTATCTACGTAAGAAATTAGAACCGTATTATACTGCCCCTTATACCCAATACAGTAAGCATGAGTTTGTTTTATCTGGTTCAAGACAGAAGAAATTAGGTGTCCCAACAACCGCTATTGCAAAACGAATCCTAGATTTCGGTTATTATGCTCCAACGGTTTATTTTCCGTTGATCGTTGATGAAGCAATCATGATCGAGCCAACAGAAACTGAGACCAAAGAAACGCTAGACGCATTCGCTGATGCATTGATCCAGATAGCAAGGGAAGTAGAAGAGACACCTGAAATGGTTTTAAACGCTCCATATAAAACTACGGTAAGACGCTTGGATGAAGTGAAAGCTGCAAGACAATTGATTGTTAAGTATGAAAAAGAGATAGAGTGAAAAAGCTTCTGTCTCATACATTATTTTGAAACAGAAGTTTTAACACAATGAAGTGAAGTGGAATAGAATTATAGGGGGAGAAAAGGTGATTGAAAAACAAGTTATTTTAAACGGAAATAGTTCTGCTATTCTAGAGCATATCAAAAAAAGGTTAATCCTTGAAAATTATGAACAATCGACTACTTTTGGATTTGAGGTTGAGTATGGAACAGGCTATTTAACCGTTTTTGAAAAAATTTTTTACAGAAATGAGAGTATAACAAGTTTGACTCTACATATCTATCCTTTAGAAAATGAACAAGTAAGGCTGACAACAATCATTTCAGGCATCTCGGCCGGAATAATCAAAGTTGACTGGTTGTGGGTAGGAAAATCAATGGAGAAAACGTTAGACAAAATAATAGAAGAATTTAAATAAGTATCCAAAAGCAAAAAAAGATCTTTTCATCAAGAAAAGGTCTTTTTTGGTTTTTATCGATTTGTTAAAATTATGCTTTATTTTTTTTTCTTTTTTTAATAAACCAAAAGATGAATACAACAATTGCAATAGCCATTAAAGCATAAGCAATATTAGAGTATATATCCATGTAATGAACAATAACTTCCCATTGCGAACCAACAGCAGCCCCTAGGTAAATGAGTACGGTGTTCCAAATAAGAGACCCAATGGTTGTAAAGAATAGGAAAAGGCCAAAATTCATATTTGACATCCCCGCTGGCAGCGAAATCAAACTTCTGATCAAAGGAACAAAACGACAAAAGAACACAGTCCATATGCCATATTTATCAAACCATTTATCTGCTTTATGAATATCATCACGTGTTAATCTTAAGATGTGGCCCCAACGATCAACGATTTTTTCTAAACGTTTCACATCTAACAATAAACCGATTCCGTAAAGAATCATTGCCCCAATCATAGAACCAAGGGTTGAAGCTAAAATAACACCCCAAATAGTTAAATTCGTACTGGTCGTCATAAAACCACCAAAGGTTAAAATAATTTCTGAAGGAATAGGAGGAAATAGATTTTCTACCATAATAAGTAAGAATACACCTATATATCCAAATTGTTCCATGATGCCTTGAATCCAAGCTTCCATAAAAGTCTCCTTATAATTTTTTTATAGTATCTGATATTACTATACACGATAATTGACCAGTTTTGATTCTAAAGACTTATTTTATAGAAAAAATAATAATTTCTTAACTATACCTAATAAACAAGGAATAGCAAGCTGAAAATTAAAAATAGAACAATTGTTTTCTTCTTGGCTTATATGTGTGGTCACTAATTTTTGGTATACTACCTTTAGTAAGACAGATAGTATACAAGAAAGGTTTGATGGGATGAGAAAATTTTTCTCATATAGTCTGCTGTTGCTGATATTGATTGGTTTTGGCTACTGGCTTGGAAGTTCAACTATTCTAGAAGGAACAAAAATCGGAGATACGATTTCTCAAGTCGTGGATAAATTGCCAAGCAACCAAATAGTAATGGTAAATGAAGTTCCGAATAGTAGTGAACAAGAACAATCAACAAGTGCAAACTCAGCAAGTACCAGTGCGAATAATCCAACGGACACATATGAAATTGATGTTGCAGTTGTAGAAAATCGAGTTTTAGAGCTATTAAATAATTTGAGAGTAGAAGTAGGTGTTTCACCTGTAACTACTAATGATCAATTAAGAAATGCAGCTAATATTCGAGCAATTGAAACTGAAGAATCTTTTTCTCATACTCGCCCGGATGGCAGAGCTACTTTTACAGTTTTAGAAGAATCTGGTGTGGAGTATTCCTATCAATTAGTAGGAGAGAACCTAGCCATGGGAACTAACTATCTAGCTGAAAAAGAAATGGCTGAATGGTTGTTTAAGGGATTAAAAGAGAGTCCAGGTCATTATGAAAATATGGTGAATAAGGATTTTGAAGAAGTGGGTATTGGCGTTCATTATAATGGGGAAAATCTTTATATCGTCCAGATGTTTGGCACACCATTATAAACAAGCTCATGAGCAAGATGTAGACCAAATAGTCGAATAAGCAAAAAATAGAATTGAGTCAATTGACTCAATTTTTTTATTTTCACTACAACATGTTGTGGTTGAAAAACAAAACGAACTGGTATATAGTGGTTTAAGGAATAAGAGTTTTTAGTTAGAAAATTATGTTTGTGCAATTTTTATTTACATAGAAATAGCAAAGATCATAAAAAGATTAATAGATGGAGGAATAAACAAAATGAAAATTTTTAAATTTGGACTGATTTTATTTACAACTTTTAGCTTGGCAGCTTGTGGAAATATAGGTACACAAGAAGAAGCATCTTCAGCAATAAGCAGCAGCTCAGTTGAAAGTCAAACAAAAGAAACACTCTCTATTGTGATTTCGTTAGAACAAGATGGGGAGAAAGTTGAGGACACAACAAAAGAGCTAGAAGTAGAAGAAGGTACTACGGTGTTAGATTCGTTAAAAGAACAATATGAAGTTATAGAAAACGATGGTTATGTCGTTTCTATTGAAGAGATGGAGATTGATGAAAAACTAGGGAAATATTGGATGTATGAAGTAAACAATGAAGAAGCAGCGGTAGGCGCAGCTGACTATGAATTGAAAGATGGAGATCAAGTAAACTGGTTTCTAAATGCTTTGCAATAAAATGATTGGAAAATTATCCATCCAAAGAATAACTTTGCTCGCCTTTATGACAGCACTTTGCCAAGTCAGTCGTCAATTGCTGCAATTTTTACCGAACATCCAACCTGTGACCGTTATTTTAATTATCTTAACGCTAACCCTTGGTATGATGGATGGGTTGATTGTAGCTACCTTGTCGATTATTCTGTCTAATGTAACGCTCGGAATGGGTGTATGGACGATTGCTCAAATTGTTTCGTTCTGGGGAGTCATTTTAATTACGGGATTGATCATCAAACCCTTGTTTAATAAAATTCCCTTTGGCTTTATGCTTTTATATGCTGGATTCACAGGATATTTATACGGCTTTTTAATTTCTCTGATCCAAGCTCCGTTTTTTGGGATTGCCAATTTCTGGGTTTATTATGCTTCGGGAATTCCTTTTGATACACTACATGCAGCAGGAAATGTTGGTTTTTATCTGATATTAGCGCCAATTTTATTTCCTCTGTTAAGAAAGTTCATTAGTAGGTATTATGATAAATGGGAGCTATAATTTTTAGTTTTGATAAATTAATTGAACGAGGGCTAGTTCGAGTAACTGAGACTTCGATGTGCATATGAGTAGTGGGAACGAAGGTTAGTTCGAGCAACTGAGACTTCGATATGCATGTGAGTAGCGCGAACGAGGGCTAGTTCGAGTAAATGAAAACCCAATTTGAATATGAGTAGCGCGAACGAAGACTAGTTCGAGTAACTGAGCCTTCGATTTGCATATGAGTAGTGGGAACGAAGACTAGTTCGAGCAACTGAGCCTTCGATTTGCATATGAGTAGCGCGAACGAGGGCTAGTTCAAGTAACTGAGACCCCGATTTGCATATGAGTAGTGGGAACGAGGGCTAGTTCGAGTAACTGAGCCTTCGATGTGTATATGAGTAGTGGGAACGAAGGTTAGTTCGAGCAACTGAGATGCCAATTTGCATTTGAGTAACTCAAAATAGTGGACTATTTTATTTGATTCATTAGGTTGCACTCGTTGTTCGATTCTGATTTTAATCACATCCTAATTTCATCTGTCAAAAGATTTATGAATAAACCTAAAAAAACAGCTCATTCACTTTTAAATGAATGAGCTGTTTTTTTTGATTACGTTTTATATTTTATAAATAAGATGCAGGGTTAACGCGACTTCCGTTTTTGTACATTTCAAAGTGTAAGTGTACGCCAGTAGAAGAACCAGTTGTTCCCATTGTACCGATTTGTTGTCCTTGAGAAACTTGTTGTCCCGGAGAAACAAGTAAGCTTCCGGAAACCATATGAGCATAAAGTGTTTGCATACCATTGCCATGGTCGATTTTCACATAATAACCCCATGATGAATGGTATCCAGCAATGACAACTGTGCCACCCTTAGAAGCAACGATTGGTCCGCCGCCACCAAAATCAGTACCGCCATGTAGTTTATAAACGCCCGTTATAGGATGTACACGATAACCGTATTCTGAAGTCATGTAACCACCACTAGGTCGAATAAAATTAGAACTAGATGATGGAGCAGCTTCTGGTTTTGGTGTAGCTGCCGGTTGTTTTGCCGGAACAGAACTGCTTGGTTTAGCAGAGCTTGTAGAATTACTTGATGAACTAGTAGACTTGTTAGAGCTGGTTGATTTCTTAGCAGAAGAGCTGGCGCTGGCAATTGCCGCTTTTTGTTCAGCCGCTTCTTCAGCTGATTTTTTAGCAGTCGCTGCTTGAGCAGCTGCTTGTTTAGTGAGTTCTTCTTGCTCAGCTTTTTCTTGAGATTCTATAGCAGCCAATCTAGCCTCTTCAGCTGCAGCAGCTTTAGCCGCTTCTTCAGCCGCAGCTTCGGCTGCTTGTTGAATGGCTAATTGTCTAGCTTGTTCTTCTTCAATGATACGTTGACGTTCTATTTGCATATCTTCTGATAGTGTACTTGTTTGAGTAGCAATTACTTGTTGTTCTTTAACAAATGTATTTTTTTCATCTTCGGTCATATCATATTGAATAGCAACTTGAACGATTTTATCATCCATTTCAGCTTTTTGAGCAACTAAATTATTTTTTGATAGTTCAATAGCATTTTTTGTTTCTTCAATAGCAACTTTTTCAGCGTTCGCTTTTACTTCATTAGTTTTTAACGTAGCCTGATCAGCTGCTTGTGCAGTAACAATATCTTTGTTGGCAGTAACCAATTGGTTGACGATACCTATGCGGCCTACTAAGTCTGTAAAACTTTCAGCAGCTATAAGAAGACCTATCATATTAGAAGTGCTGCCATCAGTTTGTACAGAACGAGCTTGATTTTCAAGCTTACCTGTTCGTAGATCAATTAATTTTTTTAAATCTTCAATTTCTTTTTTTAATTGATCAACTTTTGCTTTAGACGCTTCTAATTTTTGTTCTTGATCATGTAATTTTAATACTGTTTCATCAATTTGCGATTGTAGGCTAGTAATATCGGCCTCTAGAGATTCTTTTTCTGATTCTAAATTAGTTAAAGTGCTATCTTGTTCTTCAATTTTATTATTAAGCTCTGATGACTGTGAGTCGAGTTCGTTTTTTTGTTGTTCCATTTCTTCCAAAGTATCAGCTTGAGCGATAGTTGGTAAAAACGGACTAGCAAATATCATCGTAGCCATAATTCCTGTCAATATTTTCTTTTTCAATTGTTTACCCCCATAAAATTACCTTGCTTTTTGCTTACCTGAAAAGTATATCATAGTTAAGAAGCATTTATAATGTTAGTTGTGTGACAAAAAGAAAGATTTGTATTACATAACCTTTGTTTGATGAAACAAATGAGTCAATGACAGTCTAGTATTTTAGTGTGGTTAAATCAGGTGGCTCACATACTTTTACTTCGAGTCTGTTTTTTTAGAGCAATACTTTTTGTTAGATAACTGTTAATGTAAACGTTCTATTCACTAAGCAATAGTGGTAAACTAAGTCTAATGAATAAACGGTTTTATATATGAGGGAGGGAAGAATAATGGTTTACTTAGGTATTGATATTGGAGGAACAGAAACAAATTATGGATTGATTAATGATCAAGGCGAGTTAGGGACCATAAAAACTAGAAAAACACCAATGGAGTCTTTAACATGTTTTCTAGATATGATGGGAGATATCTATGATGAATATGCTCATCAGATAGAAGGGATGGCTATCAGTATGCCTGGCATTATTCATTCCAAAACAGGCTATGCGGTCCACGGTGGATCTTTAAAGTACATTAAAAAAATGAATATGGTCGAAATGTTGGAAACAAGATGTCAAACAACTATTCATGTAGAAAATGATGGAAAGGCTGCTACGCTTGGCGAATTATGGAAAGGGAATTTAAGAAATATCCAACATGGCATCATGCTCAATCTAGGAACCGGCATTGGCGGAGGAATAGTTGTAAATGGAGAATTACTTAAAGGACAACATTATTCAGCAGGAGAATTTTCTTTTATTAAAACAAATGTTGCTAAAAGTAAGGATACTGATTATATGTTTGGATTTCAAAATGGAATAAAAAGGTTGTTTCAAAAACTAGCTATTCAATGTGAAATTCCGGTAGAGTCTGTCGATGGGTACAAAATGTACGAATTAATTGAAGCAGGCAATAAAAAAGCTGCAAATTGTTTAAATGATTATTGCTACACATTAGCCATTCAATTGTTTAATCTGCAAACGATTTTAGATTCAGAAAGAGTGATTATTAGTGGTGGAATCAGCGGAAATCCATTATTGGTTCAACTAATCAAAGAGAATGTAAAAAAAGTATATGAAGAAGAATTAGGAGAAGGGGTTTTTGTAATACCAACTATTATGGAAAGTAAATTTGGAAACAACGGAAATATCATTGGAGCATTGTATAATTACAAACTAAATGAAGAATAAAACAGAAGCCCTGCCAATCAATGTCAGAAAATGTAACATGGAT
Proteins encoded:
- a CDS encoding metal ABC transporter permease, which produces MLCNKMIGKLSIQRITLLAFMTALCQVSRQLLQFLPNIQPVTVILIILTLTLGMMDGLIVATLSIILSNVTLGMGVWTIAQIVSFWGVILITGLIIKPLFNKIPFGFMLLYAGFTGYLYGFLISLIQAPFFGIANFWVYYASGIPFDTLHAAGNVGFYLILAPILFPLLRKFISRYYDKWEL
- a CDS encoding DUF4430 domain-containing protein, with translation MKIFKFGLILFTTFSLAACGNIGTQEEASSAISSSSVESQTKETLSIVISLEQDGEKVEDTTKELEVEEGTTVLDSLKEQYEVIENDGYVVSIEEMEIDEKLGKYWMYEVNNEEAAVGAADYELKDGDQVNWFLNALQ
- a CDS encoding ROK family protein — translated: MVYLGIDIGGTETNYGLINDQGELGTIKTRKTPMESLTCFLDMMGDIYDEYAHQIEGMAISMPGIIHSKTGYAVHGGSLKYIKKMNMVEMLETRCQTTIHVENDGKAATLGELWKGNLRNIQHGIMLNLGTGIGGGIVVNGELLKGQHYSAGEFSFIKTNVAKSKDTDYMFGFQNGIKRLFQKLAIQCEIPVESVDGYKMYELIEAGNKKAANCLNDYCYTLAIQLFNLQTILDSERVIISGGISGNPLLVQLIKENVKKVYEEELGEGVFVIPTIMESKFGNNGNIIGALYNYKLNEE
- a CDS encoding M23 family metallopeptidase — encoded protein: MKKKILTGIMATMIFASPFLPTIAQADTLEEMEQQKNELDSQSSELNNKIEEQDSTLTNLESEKESLEADITSLQSQIDETVLKLHDQEQKLEASKAKVDQLKKEIEDLKKLIDLRTGKLENQARSVQTDGSTSNMIGLLIAAESFTDLVGRIGIVNQLVTANKDIVTAQAADQATLKTNEVKANAEKVAIEETKNAIELSKNNLVAQKAEMDDKIVQVAIQYDMTEDEKNTFVKEQQVIATQTSTLSEDMQIERQRIIEEEQARQLAIQQAAEAAAEEAAKAAAAEEARLAAIESQEKAEQEELTKQAAAQAATAKKSAEEAAEQKAAIASASSSAKKSTSSNKSTSSSSNSTSSAKPSSSVPAKQPAATPKPEAAPSSSSNFIRPSGGYMTSEYGYRVHPITGVYKLHGGTDFGGGGPIVASKGGTVVIAGYHSSWGYYVKIDHGNGMQTLYAHMVSGSLLVSPGQQVSQGQQIGTMGTTGSSTGVHLHFEMYKNGSRVNPASYL
- a CDS encoding DedA family protein, which produces MEAWIQGIMEQFGYIGVFLLIMVENLFPPIPSEIILTFGGFMTTSTNLTIWGVILASTLGSMIGAMILYGIGLLLDVKRLEKIVDRWGHILRLTRDDIHKADKWFDKYGIWTVFFCRFVPLIRSLISLPAGMSNMNFGLFLFFTTIGSLIWNTVLIYLGAAVGSQWEVIVHYMDIYSNIAYALMAIAIVVFIFWFIKKRKKNKA
- a CDS encoding CAP domain-containing protein, whose translation is MRKFFSYSLLLLILIGFGYWLGSSTILEGTKIGDTISQVVDKLPSNQIVMVNEVPNSSEQEQSTSANSASTSANNPTDTYEIDVAVVENRVLELLNNLRVEVGVSPVTTNDQLRNAANIRAIETEESFSHTRPDGRATFTVLEESGVEYSYQLVGENLAMGTNYLAEKEMAEWLFKGLKESPGHYENMVNKDFEEVGIGVHYNGENLYIVQMFGTPL
- a CDS encoding DUF6054 family protein encodes the protein MIEKQVILNGNSSAILEHIKKRLILENYEQSTTFGFEVEYGTGYLTVFEKIFYRNESITSLTLHIYPLENEQVRLTTIISGISAGIIKVDWLWVGKSMEKTLDKIIEEFK